The genomic interval CGCCTGTACAGCGGTAGCTACGGAACGCTCGTCGCGCTCGCCGAGGTGACGCTGAAGCTGATGGCGCTGCCCGAAAGGACCGCGACCCTGCGCGCGACGGCAGCCGACGTTCGCGACGCCCTCCGCGTCGCGGCCGATCTGCGGGCGATGCATCTGCCGCTCGACGCGCTTGCAGTCGTGACGGGCGGCGCAGCCGAACGCGTCGGCGGCTCGCGCACGTGCGTGTTCATCCGCATCGCCGGCCCCGACGCCGCGGTCGAGCGGGTCACGAGCGCGGTGCGTGAACGCTTCGGCGCCACTCCGTTCGACGCCCGCGCCTGGGACGACATCACTTCGCTGCCCGCGACGTCGGATCGGGTCGCGCGGGCCGGGTGGCCCGCGGGCTACGACGTGCCGTCCGGGCTCGACCTTTCGAACGCCCTGATCTATCCCGGCAGTGGCATCGCCTTCGTACTGAGCGCCTTGGATGTCGAGGCGTTCGGCCGCATGCGCGCGAGCCTCGAAGCCGCGGACGGCGCGCTGATCGTCGAACGCGCCGACGCCGACTTCAAGCGCGCGGTGGGTGGAGCGTGGGGCCGTCCGCGCGTTCCGCTGTCGATCGCGCGCGCGCTGAAAGATCGCTTCGACCCGCATGGCGTCCTCGCGCCCGGCCGCGTCCCGTTAGCCTCGAGCACGTGACGCTCGCTCCGCTACGGGCGGTCGAAGGCGGCCTCCGCCAGTGCATCCACTGCGGGATGTGTCTCGAGGCCTGCCCGACGTATCAGATCACTCGGCTCGAGACGGAGTCGCCGCGCGGTCGGATCCATCTCATGATCAACATGCTCGAGGGCGGACCGATCAGCGAGACGACGAAGCTGCATCTCGACCGCTGCCTCGCCTGTCGCGCTTGCGAGGTCGTATGTCCGTCCGGCGTCCCGTACGGCCAACTCATCGAGGCCGCGCGCACGGTCATCTCTGAAGACGCGGCCCCGCGGCGCGGCTGGCTTTCCGGTCGGCTTCGCCGTCTCGCGCTCCTCGTCCTCGCGGATCCGCCATCGCTCGCACGCGCCGCCGCCGTGCTCGGCCTCTACGAACGGCTTGGTATTCGCAGGTTGGCACACGCCATCGGTCTCACGCGCGTGTTGCCGCGCGGCCTGGGTCGCCTCGAGGCGCTCTACCCGCCGTTCGGCCGCCCGCGCTACCGCGCGCCGGTGCCACCGCCCGCACCGCGCGCACGCGTCGCGCTGCTGCTCGGGTGCGTGATGCGCGTCGCGTATGGCGACGTGCATACCGCTGCCGCTCGCATCCTGTCGCGGCAGAATGTCGCCGTCGTCGACGCGCCCGGCCAAACGTGCTGCGGTGCGCTTCACGCGCACGCGGGTGAGCGCGAGGATGCGCGCGCGCTCGCGCGCCGGAACATTGCCGCCTTCGAGGACGCGGAGGTCGACGTGGTCGTCGTCGACGCCGCGGGCTGCGGGGCGCAGCTGAAGGGGTATGGGCATCTGCTCGCCGACGACTCCGTGTGGAAGGCCCGCGCCGCCGCGTTCGCCGC from Candidatus Limnocylindria bacterium carries:
- a CDS encoding heterodisulfide reductase-related iron-sulfur binding cluster, with the translated sequence MTLAPLRAVEGGLRQCIHCGMCLEACPTYQITRLETESPRGRIHLMINMLEGGPISETTKLHLDRCLACRACEVVCPSGVPYGQLIEAARTVISEDAAPRRGWLSGRLRRLALLVLADPPSLARAAAVLGLYERLGIRRLAHAIGLTRVLPRGLGRLEALYPPFGRPRYRAPVPPPAPRARVALLLGCVMRVAYGDVHTAAARILSRQNVAVVDAPGQTCCGALHAHAGEREDARALARRNIAAFEDAEVDVVVVDAAGCGAQLKGYGHLLADDSVWKARAAAFAAKVRDVSEYLVEVAGERLGRLDLRATYQDPCHLAHAQGIRKQPRDLLSRVHGLELLDMADADVCCGSAGSYNVTQPEYSDRLLARKVDAILATGA
- a CDS encoding FAD-binding protein — translated: MGVATQVAVGERAVDGMVPSRTVRPETTEELAGVITAAGGAGEAVALWGGGTRIGVGDPPERYDIAVDLTGLTGIVEHSPADLVCTVRAGTTLAELASALSASGQRWPVEAPRRERATVGGTIASAAAGPSRLRYQHPRDWIIGCTAVLGDGTITRAGGRVVKNATGYDLTRLYSGSYGTLVALAEVTLKLMALPERTATLRATAADVRDALRVAADLRAMHLPLDALAVVTGGAAERVGGSRTCVFIRIAGPDAAVERVTSAVRERFGATPFDARAWDDITSLPATSDRVARAGWPAGYDVPSGLDLSNALIYPGSGIAFVLSALDVEAFGRMRASLEAADGALIVERADADFKRAVGGAWGRPRVPLSIARALKDRFDPHGVLAPGRVPLASST